A stretch of Mytilus edulis chromosome 11, xbMytEdul2.2, whole genome shotgun sequence DNA encodes these proteins:
- the LOC139494051 gene encoding uncharacterized protein, giving the protein MHNDKHNANIQELDTITANKLFERKGLLLDHFAKRWSNEYLTGLREYHRASGKHTGQVNIGDVVQLGSESPRLLWRLGTIEDVIKGGDGLIRAAKVRTSRGLVTTRPIVKLYPLEL; this is encoded by the coding sequence ATGCACAACGACAAACACAACGCGAATATTCAAGAACTTGATACGATCACAGCAAACAAACTATTTGAGAGAAAAGGACTCTTATTAGACCATTTCGCAAAACGCTGGTCTAATGAATATCTAACCGGATTACGTGAATATCATCGAGCCTCTGGAAAACATACTGGACAAGTTAACATCGGTGATGTAGTTCAACTAGGAAGTGAATCGCCACGACTTTTATGGAGATTAGGAACAATAGAAGACGTCATCAAAGGAGGAGATGGACTTATTCGAGCAGCAAAAGTACGGACTTCTAGAGGACTAGTTACCACACGACCAATTGTGAAGTTATATCCATTAGAACTATAG
- the LOC139494052 gene encoding uncharacterized protein, which translates to MKHHSSICRNNLLNENSTSNENKAVTKPVNEELQSTTETKSAAMHSAVTAHTEILLKTAVAPVWYHDESVMTNILLDEGAHNSFISQELVEKLHIKPTGIVSMQISAFGGKEGDVRNLEKATLSIETERKERIPMEVIIVPKIAAPIHMKKRVNINSLPYLRGLQLAHPVTQDEMFSISLLVGADYYWSLVQDEIIRGDGPTGVKSKIGYLLSGPLNTDINTQQWNSTMINVLVAHKPEECDLQKFWEIESSGLEADSDENTKNVQNLMLEYQNSSITFKENKYVAKLPWKQDHPELPTNEYIARRRTQNVIDRLAKDPDMLNLYDKIIKEQEMKDFIEKVPITEIDREHGRIHYIPHHPVKKDSNTTPIRIVYDCSCHGNPDLPSLNDCLSSAPPILNKLTSILTRFRLGKYGITTDIEKAFLQVRLDNDDRDATRFFWLSDPTDPTSELIMYRFKVVLFGATCSPFILNATLLKHLSMNKSKVATILQEDLYVDNVLSSINSEEATIKYFNESRELLKQGGFNLRSWMSNSDKLRDLALSEKVLDSDKDTKILGMRWDAESDTISFAETKQLKMDTQLTKRELLRQSSAIYDPLGLLGPITIRAKTLIQKLWKKGYAWDETLPKEIENEWTDVKNDILQITTKLKIQRYYFANHDEETSDTTLHIFVDASQKAYGASVYLSKGTESTLVIAKNRVAPLKLITLPKLELMAAVIGARLSKDVIENLGVKRAVFWSDSQIVLHWLTSSKSLNKFVKNRVSEIKELSETHEWKYVPTEMNPADLQTRGLTASQFEDSTLWMNGPQWLTDECKWPTWTGHVEISTQLSNITGPKTHRSDDKVPSDPQRISQIIDMNRYSDLNRLLTVTGYVLKFVKNCQKKRPYRLRSSQGDRNLRTSLTEEEISLAMNLWIKDTQQDRFVKELEHISLNPKVKSLPLVQQLRLYLDENGIIRCKGRIQNSSIEENAKFPILLPKNHKLTDFVIMDAHLRNLHTGVGQTITHIRQSYWIPAIRQCVKSVLRKCIQCQKIIGKPYNSPEPPPQPKDRVKDTIPFCTTGIDFAGPLHIKDTSTQPRKVYICLFTCACIRAIHLELVPDLSLNTFILAFRRFISRKGIPQTIYSDNAPTFVAASNALQSQLNLHINWKFIPKGAPCYGGWWERLIGLTKMTLKKVFGKALVSEQSLTTILTEIETIINNRPLTYISSDIRDPEPLTPSHLLHGRIITTTEMHNDKHNANIQELDTITANKLFERKGLLLDHFAKRWSNEYLTGLREYHRASGKHTGQVNIGDVVQLGSESPRLLWRLGTIEDVIKGGDGLILEK; encoded by the coding sequence ATGAAGCATCACAGTAGCATCTGCCGTAATAATTTACTAAATGAAAACTCcacttcaaatgaaaataaagccGTAACAAAACCTGTCAACGAAGAGCTACAAAGTACTACAGAAACAAAGAGCGCCGCTATGCATTCTGCAGTTACAGCACATACCGAAATTCTATTGAAAACCGCCGTAGCGCCCGTATGGTACCATGATGAAAGTGTTATGACTAACATTCTACTCGATGAAGGCGCCCATAATTCATTTATTTCTCAAGAACTAGTAGAGAAACTCCATATCAAACCAACTGGTATAGTAAGCATGCAAATTTCTGCATTTGGTGGGAAAGAAGGTGATGTACGCAACCTGGAGAAAGCAACATTATCCATTGAGACCgaaagaaaagaaagaattcCAATGGAAGTAATTATTGTTCCAAAAATTGCCGCACCGATACATATGAAAAAACGGGTAAACATTAACAGCTTGCCCTATTTACGAGGATTACAACTTGCCCACCCAGTCACGCAAGATGAAATGTTTTCCATTTCACTTCTCGTTGGAGCAGACTACTACTGGTCTTTAGTACAAGATGAAATTATTCGAGGTGACGGACCAACAGGTGTTAAATCTAAAATAGGCTATTTGCTATCAGGACCACTGAACACAGATATCAACACTCAACAATGGAACTCTACGATGATAAATGTCTTAGTTGCGCACAAACCCGAGGAGTGCGATTTACAGAAATTTTGGGAAATTGAGTCGAGCGGATTAGAGGCGGATTCTgatgaaaacacaaaaaatgtacaaaacctaATGCTTGAGTACCAAAACTCTAGCATAAcatttaaggaaaataaatatgtCGCTAAACTACCATGGAAACAAGATCATCCCGAGTTACCCACTAATGAATATATAGCAAGAAGGAGGACCCAGAATGTTATAGATAGGTTGGCTAAAGATCCGGATATGTTAAATCTATACGACAAGATTATCAAAGAACAAGAGATGAAAGACTTCATAGAAAAGGTACCCATAACAGAAATAGATCGCGAGCATGGAAGAATCCACTACATACCACACCATCCCGTTAAGAAAGATTCAAACACGACCCCTATTAGGATTGTATATGACTGCAGTTGCCATGGAAATCCAGATTTACCCAGCCTTAATGACTGCCTATCTTCAGCACCAcctattttaaataaattgacaAGCATTCTTACAAGATTTAGATTAGGAAAATATGGCATCACAACAGACATAGAAAAAGCATTTTTACAAGTAAGACTTGACAATGATGACCGAGACGCCACACGTTTCTTTTGGTTGTCTGATCCAACTGACCCAACAAGTGAATTGATTATGTACAGATTCAAAGTTGTTCTTTTTGGAGCAACGTGTTCGCCGTTTATTTTAAACGCAACATTACTGAAACATTTATCCATGAATAAGAGCAAAGTAGCAACAATTCTACAAGAAGATCTATATGTTGACAATGTACTATCTAGCATTAACTCGGAAGAAGCCACAATTAAATACTTCAATGAATCCAGAGAACTGCTAAAACAGGGAGGCTTCAATTTACGGTCATGGATGTCCAACAGCGACAAACTCAGAGATTTGGCCCTATCGGAAAAAGTATTGGATTCAGACAAGGACACAAAAATATTGGGAATGCGTTGGGATGCAGAATCAGATACAATCAGCTTTGccgaaacaaaacaattaaagatgGACACACAGTTGACAAAACGGGAACTTTTGAGACAGTCTTCCGCTATATATGACCCGTTAGGACTACTCGGACCGATAACAATTAGAGCAAAAACACTTATTCAAAAACTTTGGAAAAAAGGATATGCATGGGACGAGACACTACCAAAAGAAATTGAAAACGAATGGACCGATGTGAAGAATGACATCTTACAGATAACTACGAAACTTAAAATACAGAGATACTATTTTGCAAACCATGACGAGGAAACAAGCGACACTACTCTACACATTTTTGTTGATGCAAGTCAGAAAGCATACGGAGCTTCAGTTTACTTGAGTAAAGGCACAGAGTCGACACTTGTTATCGCGAAGAACCGTGTTGCACCGTTAAAATTGATAACTCTACCAAAATTAGAATTAATGGCTGCAGTGATCGGAGCACGACTCTCAAAAGATGTAATCGAAAACTTAGGAGTTAAAAGAGCAGTATTTTGGAGCGATAGCCAAATAGTTCTACACTGGCTGACCTCATCGAAATCGTTAAACAAGTTTGTAAAAAATCGTGTTAGTGAAATTAAAGAACTAAGTGAAACTCATGAATGGAAATATGTACCCACAGAAATGAACCCAGCTGACTTACAAACACGTGGATTGACTGCATCGCAATTTGAAGATTCGACATTATGGATGAATGGACCCCAGTGGTTAACGGACGAGTGTAAATGGCCTACGTGGACAGGACATGTGGAAATAAGCACTCAGCTATCTAATATCACCGGACCAAAGACACACAGAAGTGACGATAAAGTACCAAGTGATCCGCAGCGAATATCACAAATCATAGACATGAACAGGTATTCTGATCTAAATAGACTTTTAACTGTAACTGGATACGTCTTGAAATTCGTTAAGAACTGCCAGAAAAAACGTCCATATCGACTACGGAGTTCACAAGGTGACAGGAACCTAAGAACAAGTCTAACAGAAGAGGAAATTTCATTAGCTATGAATTTATGGATCAAAGATACACAGCAAGACAGGTTCGTGAAAGAGCTAGAACATATTTCGTTAAACCCGAAAGTTAAATCACTACCGCTTGTACAACAGTTACGTTTATATTTGGATGAAAATGGAATCATACGATGTAAAGGCAGAATACAAAATTCATCTATAGAAGAAAACGCGAAGTTTCCTATTTTACTACCAAAGAACCACAAACTTACAGATTTTGTCATTATGGACGCACATCTAAGAAATCTACATACAGGAGTCGGTCAGACAATAACACATATAAGGCAATCTTACTGGATACCAGCAATTCGACAATGTGTGAAAAGTGTCTTACGTAAATGCATACAGtgccaaaaaataattggtaaaccGTATAACAGCCCGGAACCACCACCACAACCAAAGGATCGAGTAAAAGACACCATACCATTTTGCACAACTGGGATAGATTTTGCCGGACCTCTACACATCAAGGATACATCAACACAACCGCGAaaggtatatatatgtttattcacaTGTGCATGTATACGAGCTATACATTTGGAACTTGTACCTGATTTGTCATTGAACACTTTTATCCTAGCATTTAGACGTTTTATCAGTCGAAAAGGAATACCGCAAACTATTTATTCTGATAACGCACCTACATTTGTAGCCGCATCAAATGCACTTCAAAGTCAGCTGAATTTACATATCAACTGGAAATTCATTCCGAAAGGAGCGCCGTGCTATGGCGGATGGTGGGAACGTCTAATTGGCTTAACGAAAATGACATTAAAGAAAGTATTTGGTAAAGCACTCGTCAGCGAACAATCTTTGACAACAATACTCACTGAGATTGAAACTATTATAAACAATCGCCCACTTACATATATATCTTCAGATATAAGAGATCCCGAACCCTTGACGCCATCTCATCTTTTACACGGGAGGATTATTACGACCACAGAGATGCACAACGACAAACACAACGCGAATATTCAAGAACTTGATACGATCACAGCAAACAAACTATTTGAGAGAAAAGGACTCTTATTAGACCATTTCGCAAAACGCTGGTCTAATGAATATCTAACCGGATTACGTGAATATCATCGAGCCTCTGGAAAACATACTGGACAAGTTAACATCGGTGATGTAGTTCAACTAGGAAGTGAATCGCCACGACTTTTATGGAGATTAGGAACAATAGAAGACGTCATCAAAGGAGGAGATGGACTTATTCTTGAGAAATAA
- the LOC139494053 gene encoding uncharacterized protein: protein MSSKLKTVRAAHRRAVIKLLKKADPTEEPQQNVVNLRSMMELIKTKKKTLSDLNEKILESIEEEEDLDEEIEEVDRYELEIQIGITKIEKFIKEVSVSQSKNQSALNPNASDFICNNPSVQDHSNQIIFNSEQTSLIQSSMPTSTVSSHYNKLPKLNLPTFGGNLLEWSAFWDSYNNSVHENPSLSDVQRFNYLKSQLYGEASQCISGMQMTNTNYNQAIQILHERFGQQHKIVNAYMQNLLNLPAPTPGIRGLKSFSDTIESNIRELEGMGRYQESYGSLLIPLILNKLPCFVRQNITRDHIMMIGIFQVYAKQ, encoded by the coding sequence ATGAGTTCGAAACTCAAAACAGTACGAGCCGCACATAGACGAGCAGTAATAAAACTACTGAAAAAAGCAGACCCGACAGAAGAACCGCAACAAAATGTTGTTAACCTCAGATCCATGATGGAGCTTATCAAAACCAAGAAGAAGACATTGTCTGACCTCAATGAGAAGATTCTAGAATCtattgaagaagaagaagacctcGACGAAGAAATTGAAGAAGTTGACAGATACGAGTTAGAGATTCAAATTGGAATAACGAAAATTGAAAAGTTCATAAAAGAAGTAAGTGTTAGTCAGTCTAAAAATCAATCAGCTCTTAACCCTAATGCATCAGATTTTATATGCAATAACCCCAGCGTGCAAGATCATTCTAACCAGATAATTTTCAACTCGGAGCAAACAAGCCTAATCCAGTCAAGCATGCCCACCTCCACAGTGTCAAGTCATTATAACAAATTGCCTAAACTCAACTTGCCAACTTTCGGCGGAAATCTATTGGAATGGTCAGCCTTTTGGGATTCCTATAATAATTCCGTTCATGAAAATCCTTCATTGAGTGACGTGCAacgatttaattatttaaaatcgcAACTTTATGGAGAAGCTAGCCAGTGTATTTCGGGAATGCAAATGACTAATACAAACTATAATCAAGCAATACAAATTCTACACGAGAGATTtggccaacaacacaaaatagtaaacgCATACATGCAAAATTTGCTAAATTTGCCTGCACCAACGCCCGGAATTAGGGGACTGAAATCGTTCAGTGACACAATAGAAAGTAATATACGTGAATTAGAAGGAATGGGTCGATATCAGGAATCGTACGGAAGCCTTTTAATACCACTAATACTCAACAAACTTCCATGTTTTGTCAGACAAAACATTACTCGAGACCACATTATGATGATTGGGATATTTCAAGTTTACGCAAAGcaataa